A part of Oncorhynchus gorbuscha isolate QuinsamMale2020 ecotype Even-year linkage group LG09, OgorEven_v1.0, whole genome shotgun sequence genomic DNA contains:
- the LOC124044355 gene encoding piggyBac transposable element-derived protein 4-like — MGIVKKNSLREYWSTDPMFATPSFASLFSQDRFLVLLRCLHFVNNATAILSDPLYKIRNVLISLTSAFGRVFVPYKDLCIDESLILWKGRLAFRQYIPSKRHRFGVKFLVMCDVKSGFVQDIIVYTGSTTDIKHYEGLGVSGSVVMTMLAPHLGKGHTLYVDNWYSSPTLFQHLLSNSTGACGTVRSNRKGMPAFGCGKMQRGEVEFQENGQQLAVKWH, encoded by the coding sequence ATGGGAATAGTAAAGAAGAACTCCCTAAGAGAATACTGGAGCACAGATCCTATGTTTGCAACTCCCTCCTTTGCCTCCCTCTTTTCCCAAGATCGCTTCCTAGTTCTGCTGCGATGCCTGCATTTTGTCAACAATGCTACTGCCATCCTAAGTGACCCattatacaaaataagaaatgttCTTATCAGCCTGACATCAGCATTTGGTCGGGTCTTTGTGCCATATAAGGACCTATGCATTGATGAGTCCCTGATATTATGGAAAGGTAGGCTGGCGTTCCGTCAATATATTCCCTCCAAAAGGCACAGGTTTGGAGTCAAGTTCCTTGTCATGTGCGACGTGAAGTCAGGATTTGTCCAGGATATTATAGTTTACACAGGGTCCACCACTGACATCAAACATTATGAGGGGCTTGGGGTGTCAGGGTCCGTGGTGATGACCATGCTGGCTCCTCATCTTGGCAAGGGACACACTTTGTACGTGGACAATTGGTACAGCAGTCCCACACTCTTCCAGCATCTGCTCTCCAACAGCACAGGGGCCTGTGGCACAGTCAGGTCGAACCGGAAGGGGATGCCGGCATTTGGATGTGGGaagatgcagagaggggaggtggaattcCAGGAGAACGGTCaacagctggcagtaaagtggcatTGA